Proteins encoded in a region of the Streptomyces sp. NBC_01298 genome:
- a CDS encoding 2-aminoethylphosphonate ABC transporter permease subunit, which translates to MPEATDRRTPAAGPPTATPAPAVPHQPVRSPAPGTPESPAGAPDGFAAKAAVTPRSVPGWLWTVPPVAVLAAVFLYPLALVVQQSLSPENGGGAFDAYASVFASHSFREALGTTVWLAVGATIGCLVLGFALALVIAFVPFPGARAVAKFIDVFLSFPSFLITLALLFIYGTVGMANGLWTEGFGAAEGPFHFLTTPWGVLLAEITYFTPFVMRPLLAAFSQLDTAQLEVASSLGAKPGRIIRRVILPESLPALAAGGSLVLVMCLNEFGIVLFTGAKDVTTLPMLIYGKAILESDYAAACVVAVVNIVISVGLFGLYRVVSKRAGA; encoded by the coding sequence ATGCCTGAGGCCACGGACCGGCGCACACCCGCGGCGGGGCCGCCAACCGCCACCCCCGCTCCGGCCGTACCCCACCAGCCCGTACGAAGCCCTGCCCCCGGCACGCCCGAAAGCCCGGCCGGAGCCCCCGACGGCTTCGCGGCGAAGGCCGCCGTCACGCCCCGTAGCGTTCCCGGCTGGCTGTGGACCGTGCCCCCCGTCGCCGTGCTCGCGGCGGTCTTCCTCTACCCCCTCGCGCTGGTCGTGCAGCAGTCGCTGTCGCCCGAGAACGGGGGCGGCGCCTTCGACGCCTACGCTTCCGTCTTCGCCTCGCACTCCTTCCGCGAAGCGCTCGGCACCACGGTCTGGCTGGCCGTCGGCGCCACCATCGGCTGCCTGGTTCTCGGCTTCGCGCTTGCGCTGGTCATCGCCTTCGTCCCGTTCCCCGGGGCCCGCGCCGTCGCCAAGTTCATCGACGTCTTCCTCTCCTTCCCCTCCTTCCTCATCACCCTCGCCCTCCTCTTCATCTACGGCACCGTCGGCATGGCCAACGGCCTGTGGACCGAAGGATTCGGCGCCGCCGAGGGCCCCTTCCACTTCCTGACCACCCCGTGGGGCGTCCTCCTCGCGGAGATCACCTACTTCACGCCCTTCGTGATGCGCCCGCTCCTCGCCGCCTTCTCCCAGCTGGACACCGCCCAGCTGGAGGTGGCCTCCTCGCTCGGCGCGAAGCCCGGCCGCATCATCCGGCGGGTGATCCTCCCCGAGTCCCTCCCGGCCCTCGCCGCCGGCGGCAGCCTCGTCCTGGTCATGTGCCTCAACGAGTTCGGGATCGTCCTGTTCACCGGAGCCAAGGACGTCACCACGCTCCCGATGCTCATCTACGGCAAGGCGATCCTCGAATCCGACTACGCCGCCGCCTGCGTGGTCGCCGTCGTCAACATCGTGATCTCCGTCGGCCTGTTCGGCCTCTACCGGGTGGTGAGCAAGCGTGCTGGTGCATAG
- a CDS encoding ABC transporter ATP-binding protein, producing MSGIRFDSVSVAYGGTTVLDSLDLTVEPGEVMALLGPSGSGKTTALRAVAGFVRPASGRILIGGRDVTALPPHKRGIGMVVQQYALFPHMRVADNVAFGLRAQKAPKAEIPGRVAEALEMTGMAAYAQRYPRELSGGQQQRVAIARALAIRPGVLLLDEPLSALDAQLRSGMLTELARLHRELPDVSILYVTHDQVEALTLADRIAVMDQARLQDCGTPQELYRAPRTEFTASFVGNANLLPVTVADGGALFAGHPLALDSGRAAVGASATLCVRPHLLGLGAGPNALTGTITEVQWRGSTHRLYVDIEGHRVKADLPELRETPALGDHVTLHFEPRDAVLLAAGVSDA from the coding sequence GTGAGCGGCATCCGCTTCGACTCCGTCTCGGTCGCCTACGGCGGGACCACCGTCCTGGACTCCCTCGACCTGACCGTCGAGCCCGGCGAGGTCATGGCGCTGCTCGGGCCCTCCGGCTCGGGCAAGACCACGGCCCTGCGCGCGGTGGCCGGCTTCGTGCGGCCCGCCTCGGGCCGGATCCTGATCGGCGGCCGGGACGTCACCGCGCTCCCGCCGCACAAGCGCGGCATCGGCATGGTCGTCCAGCAGTACGCGCTCTTCCCGCACATGCGCGTCGCCGACAACGTCGCCTTCGGCCTGCGGGCGCAGAAGGCGCCCAAGGCGGAGATCCCCGGCCGCGTCGCCGAGGCCCTGGAGATGACCGGGATGGCGGCCTACGCCCAGCGCTACCCCCGCGAGCTCTCCGGCGGACAGCAGCAGCGCGTGGCCATCGCCCGCGCCCTCGCCATCCGCCCCGGGGTCCTCCTCCTGGACGAGCCGCTGTCCGCGCTCGACGCGCAGTTGCGCTCCGGGATGCTCACCGAACTGGCCCGGCTGCACCGCGAACTCCCCGACGTGTCCATCCTCTACGTCACCCACGACCAGGTCGAGGCGCTGACCCTGGCCGACCGGATCGCCGTCATGGACCAGGCCCGCCTCCAGGACTGCGGCACCCCGCAGGAGCTGTACCGGGCCCCGCGCACCGAGTTCACCGCCTCCTTCGTCGGCAACGCCAACCTGCTGCCCGTCACCGTCGCCGACGGCGGCGCCCTCTTCGCCGGGCACCCCCTCGCCCTCGACTCGGGCCGCGCGGCCGTCGGCGCGAGCGCCACCCTGTGCGTCCGCCCGCACCTGCTCGGCCTCGGCGCCGGCCCCAACGCGCTGACCGGGACCATCACCGAGGTCCAGTGGCGCGGCTCGACCCACCGGCTCTACGTGGACATCGAGGGCCACCGGGTCAAGGCGGACCTGCCCGAACTGCGCGAGACCCCGGCGCTGGGCGACCACGTCACCCTGCACTTCGAGCCGCGGGACGCGGTGCTGCTGGCCGCCGGGGTGTCCGATGCCTGA
- a CDS encoding Gfo/Idh/MocA family oxidoreductase, which produces MNATASATSPTTTPAPLRVGLVGYGLAGSVFHAPLVSATEGLVLDTVVTSDPGRAAQVREAYPDVRIAATADELLAQSPAPDLIVIASPNKTHVPLATAALTAGIPVVVDKPLAATAAEARELAALAERTGTFLSVFQNRRWDNDFLTLRRLLADGELGEVQRFESRFERWRPQLKGGWRESGAPEEIGGLLYDLGSHVVDQALVLFGPAVRVYAETDVRRPGAEADDDTFIALTHASGVRSHLYVSATTAQLGPRFRVLGSRAGYVKYGLDPQEGALREGLRPGDPERTWGEEPEHLWGRLGSGESPLTGGGTPVRTTPGDYPAYYAAVAAALRDGGPAPVTALEAAHCLDVLEAARRSSSEGCTVKV; this is translated from the coding sequence ATGAACGCCACCGCCTCCGCCACCTCCCCCACCACCACCCCCGCCCCCCTCCGCGTAGGTCTCGTCGGCTACGGCCTGGCCGGTTCCGTCTTCCACGCCCCGCTCGTCTCCGCGACCGAGGGTCTGGTCCTCGACACCGTCGTCACCTCCGACCCGGGCCGCGCCGCCCAGGTCCGCGAGGCCTACCCGGACGTCCGGATCGCCGCCACCGCCGACGAGCTGCTCGCCCAGAGCCCCGCCCCCGACCTGATCGTCATCGCCTCCCCCAACAAGACGCACGTCCCGCTCGCCACGGCCGCCCTCACCGCCGGCATCCCGGTCGTCGTGGACAAGCCGCTCGCCGCCACCGCCGCCGAAGCCCGCGAGCTGGCCGCGCTCGCCGAGCGGACCGGCACCTTCCTCTCCGTCTTCCAGAACCGCCGCTGGGACAACGACTTCCTCACCCTGCGCCGCCTCCTCGCCGACGGCGAGCTGGGCGAGGTGCAGCGCTTCGAGTCCCGCTTCGAGCGGTGGCGTCCGCAGCTCAAGGGCGGCTGGCGGGAGTCCGGCGCCCCCGAGGAGATCGGCGGGCTGCTGTACGACCTCGGCAGCCACGTGGTGGACCAGGCGCTGGTGCTGTTCGGCCCCGCGGTACGGGTCTACGCGGAGACCGACGTACGCCGCCCGGGCGCCGAGGCGGACGACGACACCTTCATCGCCCTCACCCACGCGAGCGGGGTCCGCTCCCACCTCTACGTCAGCGCGACCACGGCCCAGTTGGGCCCGCGCTTCCGCGTACTGGGCTCCCGCGCGGGCTACGTCAAGTACGGCCTGGACCCGCAGGAGGGGGCCCTGCGCGAGGGTCTGCGCCCCGGCGACCCCGAGCGGACCTGGGGCGAGGAGCCCGAGCACCTGTGGGGCCGGCTGGGCTCCGGGGAATCACCTCTGACCGGCGGCGGCACGCCGGTACGAACCACCCCGGGCGACTACCCGGCGTACTACGCGGCCGTGGCGGCGGCCCTGCGCGACGGCGGCCCGGCCCCCGTCACGGCCCTGGAGGCGGCGCACTGCCTGGACGTACTGGAGGCGGCCCGCAGGTCGTCGAGCGAGGGGTGCACGGTGAAGGTCTGA
- a CDS encoding GntR family transcriptional regulator has translation MEEPTAYAHHHQPGLPVRSGIPEHGRIPKYYAVKARIAGLLDELGEGGLLPTERDLAEQYEVSRETVRQALRELLLEGRLRRSGRGTVAAGPKLEQPLSLASYTEGVRRQGRTPGRHLIGLERFPCPAPVAPGIGAEPGEPVWHLERVLLADEERVGLESTYVRVARAPRLDIDFQPDSSFYGYLHDRLGISFGDADEKLETVLATPREALLIGTPPALPMLLIHRFSRDQDGRPLERVRSLYRGDRFSFTTHLQPE, from the coding sequence GTGGAAGAACCGACCGCCTACGCGCACCACCACCAGCCCGGCCTGCCCGTCCGCTCCGGCATCCCCGAGCACGGCCGCATCCCCAAGTACTACGCCGTCAAGGCCCGCATCGCCGGGCTGCTCGACGAGCTCGGCGAAGGGGGACTCCTCCCCACCGAGCGCGATCTCGCCGAGCAGTACGAGGTCTCCCGCGAGACCGTCCGCCAGGCCCTGCGCGAGCTGCTGCTGGAGGGCCGGCTGCGCCGCTCGGGCCGTGGCACCGTCGCCGCCGGGCCGAAGCTCGAACAGCCCCTGTCGCTGGCGAGTTACACCGAGGGCGTGCGCCGCCAAGGACGCACCCCGGGCCGTCATCTGATCGGCCTGGAGCGCTTTCCCTGCCCGGCCCCCGTGGCCCCCGGCATCGGCGCCGAGCCCGGGGAGCCGGTCTGGCACCTGGAGCGGGTGCTGCTCGCCGACGAGGAGCGGGTCGGGCTGGAGAGCACGTACGTCCGGGTCGCCCGTGCGCCCCGCCTCGACATCGATTTCCAGCCGGACTCCTCCTTCTACGGATACCTCCACGACAGGCTCGGCATCTCCTTCGGCGACGCCGACGAGAAGCTGGAAACGGTCCTCGCCACCCCCCGCGAAGCCCTGTTGATCGGCACCCCGCCCGCGCTCCCGATGCTGCTCATCCACCGCTTCTCCCGGGATCAGGACGGCAGGCCGCTGGAGCGGGTGCGTTCTCTCTACCGTGGTGACCGGTTCAGCTTCACGACCCACCTGCAGCCCGAATAG
- a CDS encoding 2-aminoethylphosphonate ABC transporter substrate-binding protein: MPSTRHLRITAAITGSLALAAGLTACGGSSSGGSADSADTKGGGEKVVTVYSADGLKGDKGDGWYDKVFADFTKKTGIEVKYVEGGSGEMVQRAVREKTNTQADVLITLPPFIQQADGKGLLQAYTPQGADKVNGANKSSEGKWTSVVNNYFGFVYNKKELATAPKTWEELLDPKFKGKLQYSTPGVAGDGTAVLIKAMHDFGGKEQANAYLKKLQANNVGPSSSTSKLAPKTDKGELLVANGDVQMNFAQSKSMPNLGIWFPAKDGGKPTTFSLPYAAGLVEKAPHTENGKKLLDYLLSEDAQKLVSGVGGGFPSRTDVKPTDANAVELTKLMTGVEVFEPDWADIDKNLTGYVDAWKSATGS, translated from the coding sequence ATGCCCAGCACCAGACACCTCCGCATCACCGCCGCCATCACCGGCAGCCTCGCCCTCGCCGCCGGCCTCACCGCCTGCGGTGGTTCCTCCTCAGGCGGCTCCGCCGACTCCGCCGACACCAAGGGCGGCGGCGAGAAGGTCGTCACCGTCTACAGCGCCGACGGCCTCAAGGGCGACAAGGGCGACGGCTGGTACGACAAGGTCTTCGCCGACTTCACGAAGAAGACCGGCATCGAGGTCAAGTACGTCGAGGGCGGCTCGGGGGAGATGGTGCAGCGCGCCGTCCGCGAGAAGACCAACACCCAGGCCGACGTCCTGATCACGCTGCCCCCGTTCATCCAGCAGGCCGACGGCAAGGGCCTCCTCCAGGCCTACACCCCGCAGGGGGCCGACAAGGTCAACGGAGCGAACAAGTCCTCCGAGGGCAAGTGGACCTCCGTCGTCAACAACTACTTCGGCTTCGTCTACAACAAGAAGGAGCTGGCGACCGCCCCCAAGACCTGGGAAGAGCTCCTCGACCCCAAGTTCAAGGGCAAGCTCCAGTACTCCACCCCGGGCGTCGCGGGCGACGGCACGGCCGTGCTCATCAAGGCGATGCACGACTTCGGTGGCAAGGAGCAGGCCAACGCGTACCTGAAGAAGCTCCAGGCCAACAACGTCGGCCCGTCCTCCTCCACCAGCAAGCTCGCGCCGAAGACCGACAAGGGCGAGCTGCTCGTCGCCAACGGCGACGTCCAGATGAACTTCGCGCAGTCCAAGTCCATGCCGAACCTGGGCATCTGGTTCCCCGCCAAGGACGGCGGCAAGCCCACCACCTTCTCGCTCCCGTACGCGGCCGGCCTCGTCGAGAAGGCCCCGCACACCGAGAACGGCAAGAAGCTCCTCGACTACCTGCTCAGCGAGGACGCCCAGAAGCTGGTCAGCGGCGTCGGCGGCGGCTTCCCGTCCCGCACGGACGTCAAGCCCACGGACGCCAACGCCGTCGAGCTCACCAAGCTCATGACCGGAGTCGAGGTCTTCGAGCCGGACTGGGCCGACATCGACAAGAACCTCACCGGCTATGTAGACGCGTGGAAGTCGGCGACCGGCAGCTGA
- a CDS encoding alkaline phosphatase family protein encodes MPTVLSGRTLAVAATATALLATGLAAHAATADETGAAAVTNKVLVIGIDGTVLDRVKVANAPYLNGLMAQGLTAKSTLYANPMAATSSGPGWSTIATGVWPDKHGVKDNSFTGKNYTAYPDFLTRVENANPALNTYAAADWEPITSTDQNGPIFSAKVDKRLNLKGDRDGYGSEDPKIAAAASAELRDQNPDAAFVYFGEIDHAGHSSGAASQEYLDTIARVDVLVGKLLTAVQSRPTYAQENWKVLVTTDHGHTNAGGHGGSTIQERGTFVIAKGAGIPAGSVREDVKLVDVAATALQQVGVPTTGLDGVPLNAPDDDPFDALRPNLQARVDETGIPAGTKGFTHTPPAGWSVDNSKMGTGGVTEWAGWAFATDEFWSQSQRDQWRELNVRSRDVFAVADSDEWDDKSHTGSYDSTLLTPKWAVTGGTTRNLTFQTHYHHEAGQTAQVLVSYNGAAASVVKSYTADAVARSESIALQIPAGATDVQVRFRYAGSNNWYWTVDNVKLG; translated from the coding sequence GTGCCCACTGTCCTGTCCGGACGGACCCTCGCCGTGGCCGCCACCGCCACCGCCCTGCTCGCCACCGGTCTCGCGGCCCACGCCGCGACCGCCGACGAAACCGGCGCCGCCGCCGTCACGAACAAGGTTCTCGTCATCGGCATCGACGGCACGGTCCTGGACCGCGTCAAGGTCGCCAACGCCCCTTACCTGAACGGCCTCATGGCCCAGGGCCTGACCGCCAAGAGCACCCTGTACGCGAACCCGATGGCCGCCACCTCCTCGGGCCCCGGCTGGTCCACGATCGCCACCGGCGTCTGGCCCGACAAGCACGGGGTGAAGGACAACTCCTTCACCGGCAAGAACTACACGGCCTACCCGGACTTCCTGACCCGCGTCGAGAACGCCAACCCGGCGCTCAACACCTACGCGGCCGCCGACTGGGAGCCCATCACCTCCACCGACCAGAACGGCCCGATCTTCTCCGCCAAGGTGGACAAGCGCCTGAACCTCAAGGGCGACCGCGACGGTTACGGCAGCGAGGACCCGAAGATCGCCGCCGCGGCCTCCGCCGAACTGCGCGACCAGAACCCCGACGCCGCCTTCGTCTACTTCGGCGAGATCGACCACGCGGGCCACTCCTCCGGCGCCGCGAGCCAGGAGTACCTGGACACCATCGCCCGCGTAGACGTCCTCGTCGGCAAGCTCCTCACCGCCGTCCAGAGCCGCCCGACCTACGCCCAGGAGAACTGGAAGGTCCTGGTCACCACCGACCACGGCCACACCAACGCGGGGGGCCACGGCGGCTCCACCATCCAGGAGCGCGGCACCTTCGTCATCGCCAAGGGCGCCGGCATCCCGGCCGGTTCGGTGCGCGAGGACGTGAAGCTGGTGGACGTGGCCGCGACCGCGCTCCAGCAGGTCGGCGTCCCCACCACCGGGCTGGACGGCGTCCCGCTGAACGCCCCGGACGACGACCCCTTCGACGCCCTGCGCCCCAACCTCCAGGCGCGCGTGGACGAGACGGGCATTCCGGCCGGTACCAAGGGCTTCACGCACACTCCGCCGGCCGGCTGGTCGGTCGACAACTCCAAGATGGGCACCGGCGGTGTCACCGAGTGGGCCGGATGGGCCTTCGCGACCGACGAGTTCTGGAGCCAGTCCCAGCGCGACCAGTGGCGCGAGCTGAACGTCCGCTCCCGTGACGTCTTCGCCGTCGCCGACTCCGACGAGTGGGACGACAAGAGCCACACCGGTTCCTACGATTCCACGCTCCTCACCCCCAAGTGGGCGGTCACCGGAGGCACCACGCGCAACCTGACCTTCCAGACGCACTACCACCACGAGGCCGGCCAGACCGCCCAGGTCCTGGTCTCCTACAACGGCGCCGCCGCGTCGGTCGTCAAGAGCTACACCGCCGACGCGGTCGCCCGCTCCGAGTCGATCGCGCTCCAGATCCCGGCCGGCGCCACCGACGTCCAGGTCCGCTTCCGCTACGCCGGCAGCAACAACTGGTACTGGACCGTGGACAACGTCAAGCTCGGCTGA
- a CDS encoding TIGR03364 family FAD-dependent oxidoreductase, producing the protein MRVIVVGGGVVGTMHAWQAVERGHEVVQIEREAEARGASLRNFGQIWVSGRAGGEELDTALRARELWEAIGERVPGLGFRAIGSLTPVRGSREYAVAEAAVARPDAAARGYKLVTAEEARAINPALRGAFEAALWCERDAAVEPRTAQLHLREALKASGRYTFLPGREVREVVGNGAVRDDHGDVHQGDAVILATGAWLSGLVRELAPELPVRRVRLQMMQTAPLGEPLTTSVADADSFRYYPAYKSEALDELNAEQAQAPIAAAHKMQLLMVQRQDGGLTIGDTHEYEHPFAFDTLEDPYAHLAEVVESFLGRPLPQIRHRWAGVYAQCTDTTRVVHRQQVADGVWLVTGPGGRGMTCSPAIAETTANELGW; encoded by the coding sequence GTGAGAGTCATAGTCGTCGGAGGCGGCGTGGTAGGCACCATGCACGCCTGGCAAGCAGTGGAACGCGGCCACGAGGTCGTCCAGATCGAGCGAGAAGCGGAGGCCCGCGGCGCGTCCTTGCGCAATTTCGGCCAGATCTGGGTCAGTGGCCGGGCCGGGGGCGAGGAGCTCGACACCGCCCTGCGGGCCCGCGAGCTCTGGGAGGCGATCGGTGAGCGGGTGCCCGGCCTGGGCTTCCGCGCCATCGGCTCGCTGACCCCGGTGCGGGGCTCCCGCGAGTACGCCGTCGCCGAGGCCGCCGTGGCCCGCCCCGACGCCGCCGCCCGCGGCTACAAGCTGGTCACCGCCGAGGAGGCCAGGGCGATCAACCCCGCCCTGCGCGGCGCCTTCGAGGCCGCCCTGTGGTGCGAGCGGGACGCGGCCGTCGAGCCGCGCACCGCCCAGCTCCACCTGCGCGAAGCCCTCAAGGCCTCCGGCCGCTACACCTTCCTCCCCGGACGCGAAGTGCGCGAGGTCGTCGGGAACGGAGCCGTCCGCGACGACCACGGCGACGTCCACCAGGGCGACGCCGTGATCCTGGCCACCGGCGCCTGGCTCTCCGGCCTGGTCCGCGAGCTGGCCCCCGAGCTGCCCGTGCGCCGCGTCCGGCTGCAGATGATGCAGACCGCCCCGCTCGGCGAGCCCCTGACGACCTCGGTCGCCGACGCCGACAGCTTCCGCTACTACCCCGCCTACAAGAGCGAAGCCCTCGACGAACTCAACGCCGAGCAGGCCCAGGCGCCGATCGCCGCCGCGCACAAGATGCAGCTGCTGATGGTGCAGCGGCAGGACGGCGGACTGACCATCGGCGACACCCACGAGTACGAGCACCCCTTCGCGTTCGACACCCTCGAAGACCCCTACGCGCACCTCGCCGAGGTCGTCGAGTCCTTCCTGGGCCGCCCGCTGCCGCAGATCAGGCACCGCTGGGCGGGCGTGTACGCGCAGTGCACCGACACCACCCGCGTCGTCCACCGCCAGCAGGTGGCTGACGGCGTCTGGCTGGTGACCGGGCCCGGCGGCCGGGGCATGACCTGCTCGCCCGCCATAGCCGAAACCACCGCGAACGAACTGGGCTGGTAA
- a CDS encoding ABC transporter permease, which translates to MLVHSKSGRWAAWSLFGILFLPLFALPLLVVVAASFSTHWSGAFPSGPTTENYAAAVRGESLQALTTSLLTALAASLIALTVGTWAALAAAGLRKRGKSSLDALFMLPVAVPSVVVGLAVLVAFSKPPLLLNGTSSIVILAHTILVTAFAYQSVSAAIVRLDPAYEQAAASLGARPAYVLWRVKLPLLLPSLTAAAGLCFALSMGELSATMMLYPPDWMPLPVRIFTATDRGSLFSGSAVAVVLMATTLLVLLAVSRVRTRATYR; encoded by the coding sequence GTGCTGGTGCATAGCAAGAGCGGCCGCTGGGCCGCCTGGAGCCTCTTCGGCATCCTCTTCCTGCCCCTCTTCGCCCTGCCGCTGCTCGTCGTGGTGGCCGCGTCCTTCTCCACGCACTGGTCCGGGGCCTTCCCCTCCGGCCCCACCACCGAGAACTACGCCGCGGCCGTCCGGGGCGAATCCCTCCAGGCGCTGACCACCTCGCTGCTCACCGCCCTGGCCGCCAGCCTGATCGCGCTCACCGTAGGCACCTGGGCGGCGCTCGCCGCCGCCGGGCTGCGCAAACGCGGCAAGAGCTCTCTGGACGCGCTGTTCATGCTGCCGGTGGCCGTGCCGTCCGTGGTCGTCGGCCTCGCCGTGCTCGTCGCCTTCAGCAAGCCGCCGCTGCTGCTCAACGGCACCAGCTCGATCGTGATCCTGGCGCACACCATTCTTGTCACGGCGTTCGCCTACCAGTCGGTTTCGGCTGCCATCGTGCGTCTCGACCCCGCCTACGAGCAGGCGGCGGCCTCCCTGGGCGCCCGTCCCGCGTACGTGCTGTGGCGGGTCAAGCTGCCCCTCCTGCTGCCGTCGCTGACCGCGGCGGCCGGGCTCTGCTTCGCCCTGTCCATGGGCGAGCTGAGCGCCACGATGATGCTCTACCCGCCGGACTGGATGCCCCTCCCGGTCCGGATCTTCACCGCCACCGACCGCGGCTCGCTCTTCAGCGGATCCGCCGTCGCCGTGGTCCTCATGGCCACCACCCTGCTGGTCCTGCTGGCCGTCTCCCGCGTCCGCACCAGGGCCACGTACCGCTGA
- a CDS encoding ROK family transcriptional regulator, with translation MNLPVLRGHNDALVLDLLRGAGPAGLGRGDLAARTGLTPQAVSKIAARLRGEGLVADAGREASTGGKPRTLLRLVPEARHAVGVHLDRDELTAVRVDLAGRVVADGRAPLDFGAGPDAVVEEAVRAVARVCGDRPLLGVGVAAPGPLDWRTGVLGRVTGFPEWEGFPLREVLEGRLGVPVRVDKDTNAGVAAGAGFGEAAFGEAVAYVHVGTGLGAGLRLAGSGEVYRGRRSAAGEFGHQVLRLDGPACRCGGRGCAEVLCLDAVAGGRLEEAARIVGEAAANLVALLDVDRVLLGGRVVAAAPGVFLEGVRGVLGVRAFVGGAVRVELAEGGVAEGAAELVLGPLFGRGA, from the coding sequence GTGAATCTGCCCGTGCTCCGCGGGCACAACGACGCGCTGGTGCTGGATCTCCTGCGCGGAGCCGGCCCCGCCGGGCTGGGCCGCGGTGACCTCGCCGCGCGTACGGGGCTCACCCCGCAGGCGGTCAGCAAGATCGCCGCGCGGCTCCGGGGCGAGGGCCTGGTGGCCGACGCCGGACGCGAGGCCTCCACGGGAGGCAAACCGCGCACGCTGCTGAGGCTGGTCCCGGAGGCGCGGCACGCGGTCGGGGTGCACCTGGACCGCGACGAGCTCACGGCGGTACGGGTCGATCTGGCGGGCCGCGTCGTGGCGGACGGGCGTGCCCCGCTGGACTTCGGGGCCGGTCCGGACGCGGTGGTCGAGGAGGCCGTACGGGCTGTCGCGCGGGTGTGTGGTGACCGGCCGCTCCTCGGCGTCGGCGTGGCCGCGCCGGGGCCGCTGGACTGGCGGACCGGGGTGCTGGGGCGGGTGACGGGGTTCCCGGAGTGGGAGGGGTTCCCGTTGCGGGAGGTACTGGAGGGGCGGCTGGGGGTTCCCGTGCGGGTGGACAAGGACACCAACGCGGGGGTCGCGGCGGGGGCCGGCTTCGGAGAGGCCGCCTTCGGGGAGGCCGTGGCGTACGTACACGTCGGCACCGGACTGGGGGCGGGGCTCCGGCTGGCCGGTAGCGGCGAGGTCTACCGGGGGCGGCGCTCGGCGGCGGGCGAGTTCGGACACCAGGTGCTGCGGCTGGACGGGCCGGCCTGCCGGTGCGGGGGGCGCGGGTGCGCGGAGGTCCTGTGCCTGGACGCGGTGGCCGGCGGCCGGCTGGAGGAAGCGGCGCGGATCGTGGGGGAGGCGGCGGCGAACCTGGTCGCGCTGCTGGATGTGGACCGGGTGTTGCTCGGGGGCCGGGTCGTGGCGGCTGCGCCGGGCGTGTTCCTGGAGGGGGTGCGGGGGGTTCTGGGTGTGCGGGCCTTTGTGGGGGGTGCGGTGAGGGTGGAACTCGCGGAGGGGGGCGTGGCGGAGGGGGCGGCGGAGCTGGTGCTTGGCCCGTTGTTCGGGCGAGGGGCGTGA
- a CDS encoding phosphonatase-like hydrolase: MTDHLNPDTRRLIVLDMAGTTVADGGLVERAFERAAERLGVEPGSADHAGKLQYVRDTMGESKISVFRHLFGAEDLAQRANAAFEQAYGELVDGGLIAPIPGAREAVEKLRADGRTVVLTTGFARVTQDAILDALGWQDLADLTLCPADAGGRGRPYPDMVLAAFLRTGAVADVRDAVVAGDTSYDMLSGVRSGAGIVAGVLTGAHDRAALTGHGATHVLGSVAELPALLERVAHEESGEPGA, encoded by the coding sequence ATGACCGACCACCTCAACCCCGACACCCGCCGACTGATCGTCCTCGACATGGCCGGCACCACCGTCGCCGACGGCGGCCTCGTCGAGCGCGCCTTCGAGCGCGCCGCCGAGCGCCTCGGCGTCGAGCCGGGCAGCGCCGACCACGCCGGCAAGCTCCAGTACGTCCGCGACACCATGGGCGAGTCGAAGATCTCCGTCTTCCGCCACCTCTTCGGCGCCGAGGACCTCGCCCAGCGCGCCAACGCCGCCTTCGAGCAGGCCTACGGGGAACTCGTCGACGGCGGCCTCATCGCCCCGATCCCCGGCGCCCGCGAGGCCGTCGAGAAGCTCCGCGCCGACGGCCGCACCGTGGTCCTGACCACCGGCTTCGCCCGCGTCACCCAGGACGCCATCCTCGACGCCCTCGGCTGGCAGGACCTGGCCGACCTCACCCTGTGCCCCGCCGACGCGGGCGGCCGCGGCCGGCCCTACCCGGACATGGTGCTGGCCGCCTTCCTGCGCACCGGCGCCGTGGCCGACGTACGGGACGCCGTGGTGGCCGGCGACACCTCCTACGACATGCTCAGCGGCGTCCGCTCCGGCGCCGGGATCGTGGCGGGCGTCCTCACCGGCGCCCATGACCGCGCGGCCCTGACCGGGCACGGCGCCACCCACGTCCTGGGCTCCGTCGCCGAACTGCCCGCGCTGCTGGAGCGCGTCGCGCACGAGGAGTCCGGGGAGCCCGGCGCGTGA